A single genomic interval of Spinacia oleracea cultivar Varoflay chromosome 6, BTI_SOV_V1, whole genome shotgun sequence harbors:
- the LOC110788768 gene encoding syntaxin-72-like has protein sequence MSVIQILFRVDEICKKYEKYDVDKQRERNAAGDDAFTHLYDTIESGIEAVLRKSEVVAMETNRAKAVALNAEIRRTKARLLEDVAKLQKLAYKKIKGLSKDDMVARGDLALALGERIEAISDGGISNAKNNGWASSSNPNNIKFDMQGDGHLSDGFFQESEQSNQFRQEYEMRKMKQDEGLDYISEGLETLKNLAHDMNEELDRQVPLVDEIDTKVDKANTDLKNNNVRLKQTLHQIRSSRNFCVDIILLCVILGIAAYLYNVLQ, from the exons ATGAGCGTGATTCAAATCCTTTTCCGGGTCGATGAAATCTGCAAAAAGTATGAGAAATACGACGTTGACAAGCAAAGGGAGCGCAATGCCGCCGGTGACGACGCCTTCACGCATCTCTACGACACCATCGAGTCCGGTATCGAGGCGGTCCTTCGT AAATCAGAAGTGGTGGCAATGGAGACAAATAGGGCTAAGGCGGTGGCGTTGAACGCCGAGATAAGGCGGACAAAGGCTAGGTTATTGGAGGATGTTGCCAAGCTACAAAAGTTGGCTTACAAGAAG ATTAAAGGGCTCTCAAAAGACGATATGGTCGCTCGTGGTGATTTGGCTCTTGCATTAGGAGAGAGAATTGAAGCAATCTCCGATGGAGGAATTAGCAACGCCAAAAATAATGGATGGGCGAGTTCAAGCAATCCTAACAATATCAAGTTTGATATGCAAGGAG ATGGACACTTAAGCGATGGATTTTTCCAAGAGTCGGAGCAATCAAATCAATTTAGGCAAGAGTATGAAATGCGAAAAATGAAACAG GATGAAGGTCTAGATTACATATCTGAAGGACTCGAGACATTGAAGAATCTGGCGCATGATATGAATGAG gAACTAGATAGACAAGTACCCTTGGTTGATGAAATTGATACAAAG GTTGACAAGGCTAACACTGATCTAAAGAACAACAATGTCAGGCTGAAACAGACACTTCACCAG ATAAGATCGAGTCGCAACTTTTGCGTTGATATCATCTTGCTGTGCGTGATTTTGGGCATTGCAGCTTATTTATACAA TGTTTTGCAGTGA